In Mangifera indica cultivar Alphonso chromosome 14, CATAS_Mindica_2.1, whole genome shotgun sequence, the DNA window AACAAGAACtcaatatcatataattgaacGGTCAGGTATAtctttttgcaaaaaaaaacaCTTGGTGATCTCAGGTTTGAAACTGGGATTCTATCAAAACTGTGTTTCTTCATAAAACAGAAAAGGCGAACGACAAAACTTAACTACTCGACTAATTACAAATGATGAATTATAAGGGATCAATTTTAAGCAACTATATGCAGAATTTAGTACTTCAATAATCAATGTTAATCAAGTTCTTGATAGCTGAAGATTTTGAAACTTTCCTCTAAAATGTGGCAGTCAACATCAAAATTCTATCGCCATCAGTGTTTTCTGTTCCAGGTAACGAAAACCTTAAAAAACAAGCATGATTCCTGAACAGTTGAAATCGAGCGTACCAATATTGTTGATCTTGCTTTCTGCAATACTCGAACCTGAAAGAGTGTACTCAAAACTTCCTAGAAACAATTGGTGCGCTCAATTTGAACTGTTTTGGATTTGCTACACCACTGCAAAACACATTTCACACTACAAAGCCTCGATAAAAAGCATTCTGCTTACAATCAACAAGAAAAGACTTTTCTGGGCTTTCAATTATGAAAAGTTCAAATCATGAGATCATACCTAatgtcaaagaaaaagaaaaagatatcaaagtgcaatgaacacAACAACTAGTTATATGGTTCGTATGTGATAGAGTCCTGTGGTAAATCTGCAAAACTCTCCAAACACAACAGCAAACAAAAGCAAATCTACAACCGAATTCACAAAATACAAACAATTCAAGGAGAAAACTAAGTGTTGTTTATCTCTTCAAGCTAGAAATAAGTCACCCTCACTCAATTAAAATCAAGTCCACCAACACACCCTTGCATATCTCCTTCAAACCAAACTGCAGCCATTCGAGGTGTCGGTAACCTCCCTAGCCTAAGCTACCCAgaattctctttttttcccCTCCCCTCTAACAACCTTCCTAGCTCCTTCTACACTGCcaaatctctccactctctcctTTAACCTCTACCTGCCGCGTTGCACCTCTATAACCATTTTCCCAATCCACCAATTGGCTCCCTTATGTGTCCCTTCCTTACTTTTAGTATAAACATTGACAGGTTTATCAATATGCAAGTGCTCAAAGAACAAAACAACTGTACTAAATGCATAACAGGGACAATATATACATAAAGATGATCTTAAGACACAGCATTAAGAGCATGTACAAACATAGAATATGGCAGAATGAAGAAGTAAAGAACTTTGTGATGAGTTATCTTCGgattgttataattattatcattattattgctAAACTTTATAGAATCTTGGAAGAATTAGAATATTCATGTTCCTTCAACAGGCAATAAAGAAGAAGTAATGAATTACAACTTAAACAACAAACCCTCAATTCAAGAAGTCAACACTTGAAAATGTGTTCAGGCCTCTTTCATCTTCGCATTGAATTAATGACCTACATCAACATTTCAGAATTCTAAAGTGCATTGCCCATAGAACAATATTGTTCTTACCAGACCAGAAATggaatatatattaatgttCAAGATAGTGTATAACAATAACCTAAGCCTTAAACTCAACTTGTCTCAGTCCCTGTTCTGTTTTTTGCAAACCAAGCCCCTTGTTGCTATAAGCATCCAAATAAGCTTTGTTCTTGTTTTGATGCAATGGATTCGATGTCAGGATTCGCAACCCCTTATTCCCAAAAATCTCCAAAACCTCAGGCAATCCATCACCACATCCCTTGGACATACCCACATCAATCCTAATAGCTCTACCATCACATGCATCATTAATCCCAGAATGCTGAATTGTATGCCCCATAATCATCCTCTTCGCACCAGGGATCGTCGCAAGAACATGTTCAAGCAATGAACAATCACACTTAGCATAATCAGCTGAAAACTTCCTCAACCACACTACAGCATTCTTCCCTTTACAATGCCCCGGTGCACGCCTCCCACTCAATCCATTAATCCAGTCCCTTACTTCTTCATTAATCCTCTCCAACCCATACTCCACATGCTCCTTCAACAACCCGCCATGGACAAAAACTGACTCCCCAACCACCAAGACTGTCATATTCTTACTCAAAAACCGCCTGGCAATTGGTCCACTCGGTCTCAACGCTGCTATCCTACTCTTAATTCCATTCCAATACTTTTCATCCACACCCCTAAAAGCTAAAGGCACCCCATCAAACAAATCCCTGGGCATCTCCAGACCAACACACAAAGACTTCATTTTGTTACCAGCACCATACCAAAACCCCCAATTCTCAAATTCTCTCAGACCCTTCTCAGTCACAtacctaaaatcaaattcaacattCATAATCTCATGATTTCCATTCAAGGTCAAAAATTTACCTCCATTTTTCTCAGCTTCCCTCTTCAGCTTCTCCAACAAATAAAGTATCTTTATCTCTTCACCCCCTCTGTCGAGCACATCACCCACCTGAACCACCGTCGTGGACCCACCTGTCCAGCGATCAGAGCCGTCGATCAAACCGGCCAATCTGAAAGCTTGCCTTGATTTTTCCAGGTCTCCGTGGAGATCACCGATGGCAATCAGACGATCCGGAGATGGGTATCGGGCAGCCATTGGTGGTGGCGTTTCAGGGAGGTTTTGGGGAAGTGAATTCGGGAGAAAAAGGCCGTCGGTTACTGTGAAATCCACGAAAGTGTCAACGAATGAAGAGAGAAACGCCGGTAAGTTCTCGCATGTTATACTGTTGCTTTTGTTTTCGTCGTTTTTCATTTCAGTTTTCAGAAAAGATGTTCAGGTCAACTGTAGCAGTTGGGATAGAGATGTTAACGGTCTGTAGTGAAGAAGAAAGATGGTGATTATGATTCAATTATGTTGGCAGGACGGGAGTTTGAACACAATGGAATGGATAGTGGTAAGGTGAGACCGTGAATGCGATTTTTTGTCATTTGAGTAGATTACGTAAATGGGTAGTGAAATTTGGCCTCTCAGCATCAGAAAGGCTTTTCTATGCCTAGAGGTTAGAAAGTTCTCAGTTAGACCTTCTCTAGCCTCTATCGACATCGACTGAAGGCCATCAAGCCTCTTTCCAGGTTGTCCCAACGCTTCATGCTTTTCGTGACCATAACGAAAGCCTCCAGTGAGAGTGTGtgtggtttttctttttttgggccAGAAGACATGTTCTCACTCAAGGTAGATGTAATTATAAACTCTAAtctatcaacttttaaaaatttaaaattttatttataaatcaatttttattaaaatttttaattatatataagaataaaattattattttaataatattattaaaaatatataattttattttgtttttctcgtatattttaaaaactaacaatttcatcatttcttaaacattttcacttttgaaaagtgactaattttcctttatatctagatttttttttctcccctctcCAACCACTGCTCCATCTCCAGCAACTTCCTCTTCCCTCCCTTTTTCCTCCATTTGATCAGTTGTCTCTCACCATCAAAATCACTTGGTCGACTCTCCTTGTGACAAAGAGACAAAGGTCTTTTTGTTCGATGAAAAGATGGAGATGACATCTCTTTGTCgaatgaagagatcttcatcgcTTCGTCACAAGAAAAGCCGGTCAAGCAATTCAAATAATGAGAGACAATCAACCGAACAtaggaaaaaaatgagaagagAAAGTCATCAGAGATGGAGTAGTGGTGTAATATCTAAGGTATGATATAAATCAAAAGtatagtattttatatatatttatttaaaaaaaaagataaggatGGGAAAGCCATGTTCTAAACAGGAAattctgaataattttatttaaacataaattattgaGATTATGACGATTTTCTTTTAAGCATAGTTTTTATCTGTTTAGAGaaaggatttttagagagagagaaacgTATGAGAGAGCAAAGAGGGATTTTTGGGAGATCAAGCCTGCATGAGGTAAATATTTGGAAGGTTAGTGAATGAAAATGATGGTTTAATCtcatttaatatgttttgttttctttaaaaagattaattgtCATGTTCTGCAAAAACACAAGAAGGCCACAGTGTTGTATTTTGCTTTCAGTCATAGTCTACTGTACACTGAGACGTGTTCTACGTCGTACTTCTAGTTGTACCACTTGGACGTACGTGTGATGCTCGTGCATCCTCATTTATAagtaataggccaaaggactatttcccacccaaggtatgttgcattgTCAAGTGTCCCCCCCTTATCTATAATAACACCAAATGTCCACCTAtcagtagttaaaattaatggcaataagagtaaaattgtcattttttctatattattaaaaataaactaaaatataatctctttttacccccctaaactttaaaaactaaaagcttCCCCcgacctaagttttaaaaaatggcaatttcactctagagtttcattttgaaatcttcgacgtCATCtttggctccattgccgatggcctctccctctcgaagcatcctctccctcCAACGGCCTCTTTCTAAGACGAAGCTCTTTATCTTCTCAGACGAAGACAAAgttgtcgtcttcgtctaggaagacgatcatcttcccagacgaagacgacaacttcatcttcgtctgggaggacgaagaactttgtcttttCCGACGAAGATTTTCGTCTTCCACCACTCTTTTGATGTCGATCGGACATCTAATGGGAGGAAAAGAGACCGCTGGAGGGAGAGgatacttcgggagggagagaccaccGGCAATAGAgctgaagatttcaaaacgaaaccctagggtgaaactgccattttttaaaacataagctggggaaaatttttagtttttaaagtttagaggggcaaaataagataaaattttaaggggttagagttccattaattttaactgctaaTGGATGGTTATTTGGtattatcatagataaaagAGGACACTTGATATTGCAGCatagcttgggtgggaaatagtcctttggcctaaataacACTGCAATTCTGCCATGATTTTGCGACCAGATTTCAAATGATTAATTTGACTATGATTAAACTAAAGATCTGAAGATTATTGGGTTATATTGCATGTAATTATTCTTGCAATTGAAATGATGTATATACCCTTAGATTAGAATATATCTTTAGAACCCAAAAGTGGAATTATAACGGCTCGATTTTGAATGAATGGATGGTTATGCCATTTATGATGGACTATTTATACCAGAGGATTATTTATGCATACTAGTGCATAGAAATGTGTATGATTATACATCCATTcgatttatttaattaagtcTCGATTAGAAGTTCTTAAATGAATATTATGactattgaatcaaatttttttatgaatatgatCAAACTCAAGATTAGATATAGAATATTTGTATAACACCTTATTAGGGTGATAGGACAAAAAGTCTTGAGATTAAggagaaaaaattatcactcaTGTCATACACTTATTTAAGATTGAGGGTTGTAATGAAGGGGCATCTGTGACATAGGTTATACACCATTGAGAGGTGTTAAGGCATAGGGATGACACGTAGTCTATAGTATGCATCCATATAAAGGGACACTATTGGAAGGTGATATGATAGAGATTGATTTATGCGTACCATGGATTGCAATAATCATAAGAGAGAAGTCACATGACTAGGGTGTCGAATCCTTAATACAGCCTAGACCAATCAACattaagaaatgaaataaattgaaataagaATTATTTTTAGAAGAATAAGAATTCTGAAAGACTGAATACgagataaatgaaaattcagaaagactgaataataaaataggataaagATTTTTACTTACTGAGTGATTTGTCACTTACTCATTTTGTATTCAATCTTGTAGGTATAAAATGCACTTGTGGTGGACTATGGAGCAATTGATTAGTGGTAGAGGCATAGGAAGTTGAAATCTCTTTTATGTTATGTAATAAATTATCTCGTGTTTGATATGTGAAACTTAAATACactatttatttgttgtttttgaatttcaacatggttttatgttgttattttattagtattcAGTTAACAATgggtttgtttatttgatttttgcaTGAATTATTGAtgactttaaattatttatgaatttcaaataaataatgtttttgatttaatttttctcacAATTTCAAATAACATTTCCTTCAAAGGACATGACTTTTAAGGTGGGATGTTACAATTGGTATCACAACAACAATTTTGGGAAAGCCAATTGTTTGATTGAtatgtgtttttgataaaaatagattcCTTGTGCTATACTAATCGTCTTCGTATATTAGCCACTGCAAGTAAGATTTTATATtcctttaattgaatttttaagttattaattataagGTTTTTAGGGAAATGAAGAGGACTAGAAAAGCCACTCGCAGCGAATCCTCTTGAGGTACAAAGTTTGAGGATGTCAACCTTGACAGTTCAACCAGGATTAAATGTTGTGGATGTCCAAGAAATGATTAAGGAAGCATTCAAGGAGAAAGAGTGCAACAATGTTCAAATGTAAGTCAGCAAGTTAGTTTAGGCTTCATCTCCACTGACTCATGCATAAGTAGAGACGACCTCTTCTAAGCCACAAACAGCTCTAAGGGCACAGTTACATTCAATCTACTCATTGCTAGTTATACATCAATTGTAGAAATTCTTAGGCACTAAAGACCTTTTAGTTACAGATGAATGGTTAGAATTTGTGGAAAGTGCCATGTCATTGTTTGATATGACAAATGTCGAGAAAGTTGGATAAACCACTTACTTATTTAAGGCAGATGCTCATGTGTGGTGGAATTTGACAAAGGAATCATTGAAGGTGTCAAAGGTTATCTGGGCATATTTTAGGAAACTATTCAAGAGGGAGTATCAAACCTTTGAGATGACTTGCATGACGGTTTAAGAATTCATTAATATATCTGAAGAGATATATTCTGTTAAAGATTATACTTTCAGATTCAATGTTATGGCGAGGTATGTATAAGGATTGGCAAGCATAGAACAAAGAAGAATTGACAAATTCATTCATGGTTTGAATCCAACCATTTATAGAATATGATGGTAGGGTCATTCCCACCTTAGACCTATGACAAGGCATTGAGCTGAGCTGAGCTAAGTCGACCTTGAGAGCTGAGGTGTGTGTTTAAAAGATGGCAAAAGAAGTTACATTTCTTTATATTGATGCCAACAATCAGAAAGGTCCAGAGCATACTTCAAtagataaatcaaacaaaggaaaaagacCTTTCCAATtgaaagataagaaaaaatagaagggtcataagaaacaaaagaaaagattaatCCTTCTGCTTGTCCAAAATATGAAAAGCAACATATGGGTGAATGTTTAATAGGAATATGTTTTAGATGTAGGTAGTATGGGAATATGACAAGAAACTACATAGTTACACTTGCTCAAGTtgattaaaaacaaacaattagaGGTAAAATGCTAGAGTTTACAATATCACTCAAGGTTCAATAGAGGTAATTCTATTTGCGTTTATTagtcaattattttttcaagacTCTCATTTTTATATACTAATTGATTTTGGTGCTTCTCATTACTTTATTGCATGAGGTATTATGGATAGATTAGGTTTGAAACTAGCTAGAATAACCCATAAATTCAAGATAAAACTATCAGATTGTGACTATGTAGTGATCTGGTTCTGATTGAGGAGTTAATTTTCATCAAAGAGCAAGAAATGATAGTGGATCTAATAGTTTTTAATATGCTAGACTTTGACTTAATTCTAGAAATGGATTTTCTTAAGCGA includes these proteins:
- the LOC123195406 gene encoding shewanella-like protein phosphatase 2, with translation MKNDENKSNSITCENLPAFLSSFVDTFVDFTVTDGLFLPNSLPQNLPETPPPMAARYPSPDRLIAIGDLHGDLEKSRQAFRLAGLIDGSDRWTGGSTTVVQVGDVLDRGGEEIKILYLLEKLKREAEKNGGKFLTLNGNHEIMNVEFDFRYVTEKGLREFENWGFWYGAGNKMKSLCVGLEMPRDLFDGVPLAFRGVDEKYWNGIKSRIAALRPSGPIARRFLSKNMTVLVVGESVFVHGGLLKEHVEYGLERINEEVRDWINGLSGRRAPGHCKGKNAVVWLRKFSADYAKCDCSLLEHVLATIPGAKRMIMGHTIQHSGINDACDGRAIRIDVGMSKGCGDGLPEVLEIFGNKGLRILTSNPLHQNKNKAYLDAYSNKGLGLQKTEQGLRQVEFKA